One Hevea brasiliensis isolate MT/VB/25A 57/8 chromosome 5, ASM3005281v1, whole genome shotgun sequence genomic region harbors:
- the LOC110644512 gene encoding F-box protein At1g55000 gives MGCCGDNDEDDPIPILTQPLNPVESSTDISAETPITISPMNSHFSALTCRDTLRLIFEKLPVADLARASCVCRVWNSVALDGEIVRSAFMSPWKLKEVIGKPVSGSFWRDNGIWKFSISHKIARGDTVASLAVKYSVQVMDIKRLNNMMSDHGIHSRERLLIPISNPEILMNGTCYIELDTYAKREVAVLYLEGEPDRKLRCLSNWATSDRGKRRVLDSLKRSMQVDDGTAQYYLSISNGDPRAAITELSADLKWERQAGLG, from the exons ATGGGCTGTTGCGGCGACAACGACGAGGATGATCCGATCCCTATCCTTACGCAGCCCCTCAACCCAGTGGAATCTTCAACCGACATATCGGCTGAGACCCCAATCACCATCTCTCCAATGAACTCCCACTTCTCGGCGCTCACGTGCCGGGACACACTCCGGCTGATCTTCGAAAAGCTTCCGGTGGCGGACTTGGCTCGGGCGAGCTGCGTTTGCAGGGTGTGGAACTCGGTGGCGTTGGATGGTGAAATTGTGAGGAGCGCGTTTATGAGTCCGTGGAAATTGAAGGAGGTAATAGGGAAGCCTGTGTCTGGAAGTTTTTGGAGAGATAATGGCATCTGGAAGTTCTCTATTTCGCATAAGATTGCAAGGGGGGATACTGTTGCTAGTCTTGCGGTCAAGTATTCGGTTCAG GTTATGGACATAAAACGGTTAAACAATATGATGAGTGACCATGGCATACATTCCAGGGAGAGATTACTAATCCCTATAAGCAATCCAGAAATTCTCATGAATGGCACATGCTACATAGAGTTGGATACCTATGCAAAAAGGGAAGTGGCAGTGCTGTATCTTGAGGGTGAACCTGACAGAAAGTTGAGGTGTTTGTCAAACTGGGCAACCTCTGACCGAGGCAAGAGAAGGGTTCTTGACTCTTTAAAGAGAAGTATGCAAGTTGATGATGGGACTGCTCAATATTACTTGTCTATTTCAAATGGTGACCCCCGGGCTGCTATCACAGAGCTCTCAGCAGACCTCAAGTGGGAGAGGCAAGCAGGGTTAGGTTAG